One region of Molothrus aeneus isolate 106 chromosome 1, BPBGC_Maene_1.0, whole genome shotgun sequence genomic DNA includes:
- the LOC136566461 gene encoding uncharacterized protein, with amino-acid sequence MSEHTGAHGRARESTGAHGSTREHTGAHGRARESTGEHGRARESTGEHRSTREHTGAHGSTRESTGEHGRAPEHTGEHGSTREHTGEHGRARESTGEHRSTRESTGEHRSTREHTGEHGRARESTGEHRSTRESTGEHRSTREHTGEHGRAPEHTGAHGRARESTGEHGRAPEHTGEHGRAPEHTGAHGSTREHTGEHGRARESTGAHGRARESTGEHGRARESTGAHGSTREHTGAHGRARESTGEHRSTRESTGAHGGTRGHTGAHGRARESTGEHGSTREHTGAHRSTREHMEHTGAHGSTPEHTGEHRSTRGHTGAHRSTPEHTGAHGRAPEHTGAHRSTPEHTGAHRSTREHTGEHRSTRGHTGAHGSTREHTGAHGSTRDRTVLQPCPSQQLPARAGGDCGIRPAAPGARIPCRLRGWIPCQSKPWLCSFCSPALHTCFDNIYKATSRKTYQGQRS; translated from the coding sequence ATGAGCGAGCACACCGGAGCACACGGGAGAGCACGGGAGAGCACCGGAGCGCACGGGAGCACACGGGAGCACACGGGAGCACACGGGAGAGCACGGGAGAGCACGGGAGAGCACGGGAGAGCACGGGAGAGCACGGGAGAGCACCGGAGCACACGGGAGCACACGGGAGCACACGGGAGCACACGGGAGAGCACGGGAGAGCACGGGAGAGCACCGGAGCACACGGGAGAGCACGGGAGCACACGGGAGCACACGGGAGAGCACGGGAGAGCACGGGAGAGCACGGGAGAGCACCGGAGCACACGGGAGAGCACGGGAGAGCACCGGAGCACACGGGAGCACACGGGAGAGCACGGGAGAGCACGGGAGAGCACGGGAGAGCACCGGAGCACACGGGAGAGCACGGGAGAGCACCGGAGCACACGGGAGCACACGGGAGAGCACGGGAGAGCACCGGAGCACACGGGAGCACACGGGAGAGCACGGGAGAGCACGGGAGAGCACGGGAGAGCACCGGAGCACACGGGAGAGCACGGGAGAGCACCGGAGCACACGGGAGCACACGGGAGCACACGGGAGCACACGGGAGAGCACGGGAGAGCACGGGAGAGCACCGGAGCACACGGGAGAGCACGGGAGAGCACGGGAGAGCACGGGAGAGCACGGGAGAGCACCGGAGCACACGGGAGCACACGGGAGCACACGGGAGCACACGGGAGAGCACGGGAGAGCACGGGAGAGCACCGGAGCACACGGGAGAGCACGGGAGCACACGGGGGCACACGGGGGCACACGGGAGCACACGGGAGAGCACGGGAGAGCACGGGAGAGCACGGGAGCACACGGGAGCACACCGGAGCACACCGGAGCACACGGGAGCACATGGAGCACACGGGGGCACACGGGAGCACACCGGAGCACACGGGAGAGCACCGGAGCACACGGGGGCACACGGGAGCACACCGGAGCACACCGGAGCACACGGGAGCACACGGGAGAGCACCGGAGCACACGGGAGCACACCGGAGCACACCGGAGCACACGGGAGCACACCGGAGCACACGGGAGCACACGGGAGAGCACCGGAGCACACGGGGGCACACCGGAGCCCACGGGAGCACACGGGAGCACACGGGGGCACACGGGAGCACACGGGATCGCACGGTCCTGCAGCCATGTCcgagccagcagctccctgcccgtGCCGGGGGTGACTGCGGGATCCGGccggcagctcctggggctcgGATCCCCTGCAGGCTCCGGGGCTGGATCCCCTGCCAGAGCAAACCTTGGCTGTGCTCATTCTGCTCACCTGCTTTGCACACATGCTTTGACAACATTTACAaggcaacttccagaaaaactTATCAAGGGCAGAGGAGTTGA
- the PTF1A gene encoding pancreas transcription factor 1 subunit alpha: METVLLEHFAGGLDSFSSPPYFDEEDFFSEPPPRDVLAADGLLEPDVDFLSRQLQEYYRDGGDPEVGYRCPAPAAAFPPSPASPGFAYECCGAAGAALLSPGGRLQALGSAKRRRRVRSEAELQQLRQAANVRERRRMQSINDAFEGLRSHIPTLPYEKRLSKVDTLRLAIGYINFLSELVQSDLPLRSASSESPSQPKKIIICHRGTRSPSPSDPDYGLPPLAGHSLSWTDEKQLKEQNIIRTAKVWTPEDPRKVNNKPSVNDIENEPPFDYVA; encoded by the exons ATGGAGACCGTGCTGCTGGAGCACTTCGCCGGGGGGCTGGACTCCTTCTCCTCGCCCCCCTACTTCGACGAGGAGGATTTTTTCTCCGAGCCGCCTCCGCGGGACGTGCTGGCCGCGGACGGGCTGCTGGAGCCGGACGTGGATTTCCTCAGCCGGCAGCTGCAGGAGTACTACCGCGACGGCGGCGACCCCGAGGTCGGCTACCGCTGCCCGGCGCCGGCCGCCGCCTTCCCGCCGTCTCCCGCCTCGCCCGGCTTCGCCTACGAATGCtgcggggcggcgggcgcggccctgctgtcccccggGGGGCGGCTCCAGGCGCTGGGCTCGGCCaagcggcggcggcgggtgCGCTCCGAGgcggagctgcagcagctccgtcAGGCCGCCAACgtgcgggagcggcggcggatGCAGTCCATCAACGACGCCTTCGAGGGGCTGCGCTCGCACATCCCCACGCTGCCCTACGAGAAGCGCCTCTCCAAGGTGGACACGCTGCGCCTGGCCATCGGCTACATCAACTTCCTCAGCGAGCTGGTGCAGTCCGACCTGCCGCTGCGCAGCGCCAGCAGCGagagccccagccagcccaaGAAAATCATCATCTGCCACCGCGGCACAA gaTCTCCCTCTCCGAGCGACCCCGACTACGGACTCCCCCCTCTGGCCGGTCACTCGCTGTCGTGGACTGATGAAAAGCAGCTCAAGGAGCAAAACATCATCCGGACAGCCAAAGTGTGGACCCCCGAGGACCCGCGGAAGGTGAACAACAAACCCTCCGTCAACGACATAGAGAACGAGCCCCCCTTCGACTACGTGGCGTGA